In Methylocystis echinoides, one genomic interval encodes:
- a CDS encoding TetR/AcrR family transcriptional regulator, with translation MVRSGGSSAFGIISRVVANMTRFEGLAVRPWRKPADFVTRGDAAGEEPLREPMIVRDEVNTEQRILDAAIEIATKSGIKSLTQPKVAKAAGVTQSHLTYYFPRKADLLAAVLEASHQHGQATPPKSLDEAFAFLEALIFDAHRMRFFLAAVIEAGDEDELRRVLARHASTLADQIAPFFGKSRDDPAVSSFIDRLRGLGIRFLLEPEQRGRRGKDLRKIAKECGLL, from the coding sequence ATGGTCCGCTCGGGCGGGAGCTCCGCCTTCGGCATAATTTCGCGCGTTGTTGCAAACATGACACGCTTTGAAGGCTTGGCTGTTCGGCCGTGGCGAAAGCCGGCGGATTTTGTTACTCGTGGCGACGCGGCGGGTGAGGAGCCCTTGCGAGAGCCAATGATTGTGCGCGACGAAGTCAACACGGAACAGCGCATCCTGGATGCGGCGATAGAGATCGCGACCAAGAGCGGCATCAAATCGCTGACCCAACCCAAGGTCGCCAAGGCGGCGGGCGTTACGCAATCACACCTGACATATTACTTCCCGCGAAAGGCCGACTTGTTGGCGGCGGTGCTGGAGGCTTCTCACCAACACGGGCAAGCGACTCCTCCGAAAAGCCTCGATGAAGCGTTCGCGTTTCTCGAGGCGCTCATCTTCGACGCCCACCGGATGCGCTTCTTCCTCGCAGCCGTCATCGAAGCTGGAGACGAAGACGAGTTGCGCCGGGTGCTCGCCCGACACGCCAGCACATTGGCGGATCAAATCGCTCCCTTTTTCGGCAAGAGCCGCGACGATCCCGCCGTCTCGTCTTTCATCGATCGACTCCGGGGCTTGGGCATTCGCTTTCTGCTCGAGCCCGAACAACGCGGACGGCGCGGGAAGGACTTGAGGAAGATTGCAAAGGAATGTGGGCTGTTGTGA
- a CDS encoding amidohydrolase family protein has protein sequence MFTSKKHQHGRSSIKARLCSLLAFAALIGASIPARAEDQTQVGERILVVGRRLFDGVDFQSEKAILIEGPVIVDVGPREVLKERASRIIDLGDATILPGFIELHGHSLVRNLPQEVILRHGITTLRDVGGPLSPPTGGIGRLRVLTAGPIITVQQGYPLSVFGKGYLAETVQTAEDAKALVRKLVQGGAAVIKVALEPGGEPGAPWSHEHDGAVPPPWPIASVDIIAAVVEEAHRLHRIVTAHVSENKGASIALAAGVDEWAHVPCSELDEALVQQAVKQKVKIVTTLDTLSSCQGAFANARELAKAGASFLYGAEIAHLEIPWGIDARELQLMRHMAGMSDVEILRSATSEAGKELGLAPLGALRAGAPADLIAVKGDPRTNFKVLEYPDLVISGGKTVVDNFASPRSPADLPPP, from the coding sequence ATGTTCACTTCCAAGAAGCATCAGCATGGCCGCTCGAGCATCAAAGCTCGCCTCTGCTCCCTACTCGCCTTTGCTGCCTTGATCGGCGCCTCCATTCCGGCTCGCGCGGAAGATCAAACGCAGGTCGGCGAACGAATTTTGGTTGTGGGGCGTAGATTGTTCGACGGAGTCGACTTTCAGTCCGAAAAAGCGATTCTGATCGAGGGTCCCGTCATTGTCGATGTCGGCCCCCGCGAAGTTCTCAAAGAGCGCGCGAGCAGGATTATCGATCTCGGCGATGCGACAATCCTGCCGGGGTTCATCGAGCTCCACGGCCATTCCCTCGTCCGAAACCTGCCGCAGGAGGTCATACTCCGGCATGGGATCACAACCTTGCGGGACGTTGGCGGACCGCTCTCGCCGCCTACGGGCGGAATAGGCAGACTTCGAGTCCTGACAGCCGGCCCGATCATCACGGTTCAACAGGGCTATCCGCTCTCCGTGTTCGGGAAGGGCTATCTTGCCGAGACCGTTCAGACGGCTGAGGACGCGAAAGCGCTCGTTCGAAAGCTCGTCCAAGGAGGCGCCGCGGTGATTAAAGTCGCGCTGGAGCCAGGAGGTGAGCCTGGCGCGCCTTGGAGTCACGAACATGATGGAGCCGTCCCGCCTCCCTGGCCCATCGCGTCCGTCGACATCATTGCCGCCGTTGTCGAGGAGGCGCACCGACTCCACAGGATCGTCACGGCTCATGTCAGCGAAAATAAAGGCGCGTCTATTGCACTCGCGGCCGGCGTGGACGAATGGGCGCATGTGCCCTGCTCAGAGCTCGATGAGGCGCTTGTTCAGCAGGCGGTAAAGCAGAAAGTGAAGATCGTCACGACTCTCGACACGCTGTCCTCGTGCCAGGGCGCGTTCGCCAACGCCCGCGAGCTCGCAAAAGCCGGCGCGTCTTTCCTTTACGGCGCCGAAATCGCGCATCTGGAAATTCCCTGGGGCATCGACGCCCGGGAACTGCAGCTCATGCGACATATGGCCGGAATGTCCGATGTGGAGATATTGAGGTCCGCCACCTCGGAAGCCGGGAAGGAACTGGGCCTGGCGCCGCTTGGCGCCTTGCGCGCGGGGGCGCCAGCCGATCTCATTGCAGTCAAGGGCGACCCCCGGACGAATTTCAAAGTCCTGGAATATCCCGATCTCGTCATTTCCGGCGGAAAGACAGTCGTCGACAATTTTGCCAGCCCTCGGTCGCCTGCGGATTTGCCGCCGCCTTGA
- a CDS encoding TonB-dependent receptor domain-containing protein produces MPRNRLALGASVIALVLAQASHADAQETLPTIEIGKQKQRAGRSPRPGDAPASTPSVTAEPGSGLPGSNLEGAPLFTRGGGSLVAPSIPKVRAELRRNVGSIGFIDANTPEQQTRYISDLRDALKDAPGVFAESRYGQELRLSIRGSNLTRDFHMRGLELLQDGIPMTFADGGGDTYSIDPHYYRAIEIYKGGNGLTYGSSTLGGAINFISPTAYTAISPNYLNVEGGSFDTIRGQAQASRIFGDFDVLLNGSYSHSTGFRGHSSSNYLHVNGNVGYRFGNRIETRFYFGVYDTSQQIPGTLDLNQTLTAPWTSLPPFIASPWQGGFSGNQGRYQQNYRIANKTTFDFDFGRLDVNSWYVGQYLYHPIFVVLQQNTDNWGVTPRFTSTHDILGHKNELIAGARFWGESGTDKWWTNINGVMANPLGPSGVANLFGPPGFTPYQLGFPPFSWNALSQLGVLNTCIPGAFQFPSGNQVCPGFVNVGQNPQLRNNVFGAFNAEAYFEDRFHILPNLVGMVGLKYMSDRRSSAALGGIPFEPIPGNASRTYHGVMPKVGLMLEAAPDIQAFTDLTFARDVPDLIDLTQTIFPPRPPWIANPNGTFGYQMNPLKAQKAWTWEVGSRGKWDRFTWDITYYYSRIWDELLKFNVDPASGVFSTTLNAPNTVHQGVELGGGVEVLRNLRGPDAGDYVKISQIWDLNLFSFVGDRVYGGNWLPAIPRNVLRTIVSYNSNDGFYIGPQVDWVPTGAYVDYANTLRAPGYALIGLQAGIKTPNGLEVYVDARNLGNVHYVSDVISVANAQRPVDNAFPAGNPQAFYPGNGASIYSGLKYRF; encoded by the coding sequence ATGCCCCGTAATCGCCTGGCGCTCGGCGCCTCCGTCATCGCCCTTGTCCTTGCCCAAGCGTCTCACGCCGACGCCCAAGAGACCCTTCCGACGATCGAGATTGGAAAACAGAAACAGAGGGCCGGTCGATCGCCTCGCCCCGGAGACGCGCCCGCCTCCACGCCCAGCGTCACGGCGGAACCGGGCTCCGGACTGCCGGGCTCCAATCTGGAAGGCGCGCCGCTTTTCACGAGAGGCGGCGGCTCCCTTGTCGCGCCTTCGATCCCGAAAGTGCGTGCAGAGCTGCGACGCAACGTCGGCTCGATCGGCTTTATCGACGCAAATACCCCGGAACAGCAGACGCGCTACATCTCCGATCTGCGCGACGCTCTGAAGGACGCTCCCGGCGTTTTCGCCGAGTCGCGCTATGGGCAAGAGCTTCGCCTGTCGATCCGCGGCTCGAATCTCACGCGCGACTTCCATATGCGCGGGCTGGAGCTTCTGCAGGACGGCATTCCGATGACTTTCGCCGACGGCGGCGGCGATACTTATTCCATCGATCCGCACTATTACCGTGCAATCGAAATCTACAAGGGCGGCAACGGCCTCACCTATGGATCTTCGACATTGGGCGGCGCGATCAATTTCATATCGCCAACCGCCTACACGGCGATTTCGCCGAATTATCTGAATGTCGAAGGCGGCAGCTTCGATACGATACGCGGCCAAGCTCAGGCGTCGCGCATTTTTGGCGACTTCGACGTTCTCTTGAACGGGTCGTACAGCCATTCGACTGGATTTCGCGGTCACTCGAGCTCGAATTACCTTCATGTAAACGGCAATGTCGGCTACCGGTTCGGAAACAGGATCGAAACGCGCTTTTATTTCGGTGTGTATGACACGAGCCAGCAGATTCCGGGAACGCTCGATCTCAACCAGACTCTCACAGCGCCCTGGACGAGCCTGCCGCCCTTCATCGCCAGCCCATGGCAAGGCGGCTTTTCCGGTAATCAAGGCCGCTATCAGCAAAACTATCGAATCGCCAACAAGACCACTTTCGATTTCGACTTCGGCCGACTCGACGTCAACAGCTGGTACGTCGGACAGTATCTCTATCACCCCATTTTCGTGGTGCTTCAGCAAAATACCGACAACTGGGGCGTGACGCCGAGATTCACCTCGACGCACGACATTCTGGGCCACAAGAACGAACTGATCGCCGGCGCCCGATTCTGGGGCGAGAGCGGCACGGACAAATGGTGGACGAATATCAACGGCGTTATGGCGAATCCGCTTGGCCCAAGCGGCGTCGCCAATCTCTTCGGCCCGCCGGGCTTCACCCCCTATCAATTGGGTTTTCCGCCTTTTTCCTGGAACGCCCTGTCGCAACTTGGCGTCTTGAACACGTGTATTCCGGGCGCATTCCAGTTCCCGTCAGGGAATCAGGTCTGTCCGGGATTTGTAAACGTCGGCCAAAATCCGCAGCTGCGTAACAACGTCTTCGGGGCGTTCAACGCCGAGGCTTATTTTGAAGATCGCTTTCATATCCTGCCGAACCTCGTCGGCATGGTCGGGCTCAAATATATGAGCGACCGCAGAAGTTCGGCGGCGCTGGGCGGCATCCCGTTCGAGCCGATACCGGGCAACGCGTCGCGCACGTATCATGGCGTGATGCCGAAGGTCGGCCTGATGCTCGAGGCCGCGCCCGATATCCAGGCCTTTACCGATCTGACCTTCGCCAGGGACGTGCCTGACCTGATCGACCTCACTCAAACGATCTTCCCGCCCCGGCCGCCGTGGATCGCAAATCCGAACGGGACATTCGGCTACCAGATGAACCCGCTCAAGGCGCAAAAGGCCTGGACCTGGGAAGTCGGCTCGCGCGGCAAATGGGACCGCTTCACCTGGGATATCACTTACTACTATTCCCGTATTTGGGACGAACTGTTGAAGTTCAACGTCGATCCCGCGTCCGGCGTTTTCTCGACCACCCTCAACGCGCCCAACACCGTTCATCAGGGCGTCGAGCTGGGCGGCGGCGTAGAGGTCCTCCGCAATCTGCGAGGACCGGACGCCGGCGACTATGTCAAGATCTCCCAGATCTGGGATCTCAATCTCTTCTCCTTCGTTGGAGACAGGGTCTATGGCGGCAACTGGCTCCCGGCGATTCCGCGTAACGTCTTGCGCACCATCGTGAGCTATAACTCCAACGATGGATTTTACATCGGGCCGCAGGTGGATTGGGTTCCCACGGGGGCATATGTCGATTACGCCAATACGCTGCGGGCGCCAGGCTATGCGTTGATTGGCCTACAGGCGGGCATAAAGACCCCCAACGGTCTGGAGGTCTATGTCGATGCGCGAAATCTCGGCAATGTTCACTACGTCAGCGACGTCATCAGCGTGGCGAACGCCCAGAGGCCGGTCGACAACGCTTTTCCCGCCGGAAATCCGCAGGCCTTTTATCCGGGGAATGGCGCGTCGATCTATTCAGGCCTGAAATACCGCTTTTAG
- a CDS encoding succinate dehydrogenase assembly factor 2, with amino-acid sequence MDDLDIRRRRIRVRAWRRGMRELDILMGGFVDARVDALAEPELVELEALLDLPDAELLSWLAGGAPPPPERDTALLRAIIAFHTHDGPIH; translated from the coding sequence TTGGACGATCTCGACATCCGCCGCCGGCGCATCAGGGTTCGCGCCTGGCGGCGCGGCATGCGCGAACTCGACATTTTGATGGGCGGCTTCGTCGACGCCCGAGTCGACGCGCTGGCGGAGCCGGAACTCGTCGAACTGGAGGCGCTGCTCGATCTGCCCGACGCCGAGCTCTTGAGCTGGCTCGCCGGCGGCGCGCCGCCGCCGCCCGAGCGGGACACGGCCCTACTTAGAGCCATTATCGCCTTCCACACCCACGACGGACCCATCCATTGA
- a CDS encoding class I SAM-dependent methyltransferase: protein MINLQRLSRFAGNLAARGPIYAQIAYSIDSAAPLGGEANWNFWTKQSPVGLRFARSYPLKSTREKYLTSMLKADHASGIEAHYDVSNDFYALFLDKKYRFYTCAEFQNGEDTLEKAQERKAEHIRSLLDLEGDEKILELGCGWGSMLKFLRDRGHRGHLKGVTLSKEQLSYVKDTLGLDASLSDFVTDPFEGAPYDRIYSIGAIEHVKPDELEGLYQKIYDALRPGGLSVHQFFSLELEPYPSAMVASQLFFPGSLLVMHDVHVKAAEKAGFTVRRDSIHDYRPTLRAWYERLTGKQEEALKLVDLRTYNRYMIFFPVSWLFFQLEEAKLHRIVLEKPVS from the coding sequence ATGATCAATCTGCAACGATTGTCCCGGTTCGCAGGGAATCTCGCAGCTCGCGGACCGATTTACGCGCAAATTGCCTATTCGATCGACTCTGCCGCTCCATTGGGAGGAGAAGCCAACTGGAATTTTTGGACGAAACAGTCGCCGGTCGGGCTTCGGTTCGCTCGTTCCTATCCACTGAAATCCACACGAGAGAAATATCTAACGTCGATGCTTAAGGCGGACCATGCATCAGGAATCGAAGCGCATTACGATGTTTCGAATGATTTTTACGCTTTATTCCTCGATAAGAAATACAGGTTCTACACCTGCGCCGAATTTCAAAACGGTGAAGATACGCTAGAGAAGGCCCAAGAGAGAAAAGCTGAACATATTCGCTCACTTCTCGATCTGGAAGGAGACGAAAAAATTCTGGAGCTGGGGTGTGGTTGGGGCTCGATGCTCAAATTCTTGCGCGACCGTGGGCATCGAGGCCACTTGAAGGGCGTCACGCTATCCAAGGAACAGCTGAGTTACGTCAAGGACACGCTCGGCCTTGATGCGTCTTTGTCGGATTTTGTTACAGATCCATTTGAAGGTGCGCCTTACGACCGAATCTACTCGATCGGCGCTATTGAACATGTAAAGCCTGACGAGCTGGAGGGCTTGTATCAGAAGATTTATGACGCTCTTAGGCCAGGAGGTCTCTCGGTGCATCAATTCTTCTCGCTGGAGCTCGAGCCATACCCCAGCGCAATGGTGGCGTCACAGCTATTTTTTCCAGGATCTCTCCTTGTTATGCACGACGTCCATGTCAAAGCCGCAGAGAAGGCCGGTTTCACGGTGAGACGCGACTCAATTCATGATTATAGACCCACCCTGAGAGCGTGGTACGAAAGGCTTACTGGAAAACAAGAAGAAGCGCTGAAGTTGGTCGATCTGCGAACGTATAACCGCTATATGATCTTCTTCCCGGTTTCATGGCTGTTTTTTCAGCTGGAAGAAGCCAAGCTGCATAGAATTGTTTTGGAGAAACCTGTTTCGTGA
- a CDS encoding TonB-dependent receptor domain-containing protein gives MIRTYLMRGASAGAMSLVVLSSANAQVALPPITISAQRTSETLNPTDVPTPEKEAEVVDEKQIVRELPPTADTARLLRDVPGVSTYEAGGVSSLPAIHGMADDRIKILVGGVQTTSACANHMNPPLSYLGPSNVERIEVYSGVMPVSRGGDSIGGTIIAEPRGPVFAPDAPPPSQLAIPQGALIPLPILNLPGPEQLRFGENGAVLVTGMISSFFRGNNNGISVSGVANVATKNWSLLYSGDWQRATNYHAGAVGEKILSTNFISENHSATLAFQNNGQYLSLRGAVQNIPYQGFPNQRMDMTRNQAYSFEGRYKGLLDWGAVDARIYWNNVNHKMGFLQDKQPANMPMATIGTDYGYAVKAEIPFQKFSQRDILRIGSEFHGFQLNDWWEPVPANWQPGRFMSMMGMVSYMPSMNMMGPGAFWNINNGKRNRLGHYAEWDAQWNDRWSSLLGVRNDTVWFNTGTVSPYDWRDPTPMTICPVMMGQILPCGPSAMMAMNNPDVPAANAFNAQNRSRTNVNFDMTALVRYQPNDFSKYEFGYSRKTRSPNLYELYAWAPTPMAMFMNNWFGDANGYVGNLNLKPEVAHTVGLTALYADPKGDWEARIAPYFSYIENFIDAARLYNSPTPTPTQPYVFQMLQFRNYKAIIYGADLSGRLKLLEDPMFGRFDGTIVANYTYGQNLEMGQVQNCAFFDNACYAYANLFVKGHTGIYHIMPFNTRIGLEHKYGGWFSGADVQIVAGKNVVSIPRYEQITNGYVLLNLRTGYEWSNLRIDLGVQNVTNTLYTLPLGGFYYSGYKRAGANSGVPGMGRNFYAGLTVKF, from the coding sequence ATGATTCGCACTTATCTGATGCGCGGCGCGAGCGCCGGCGCAATGAGCTTGGTCGTACTTTCGAGCGCGAACGCTCAGGTGGCCTTGCCACCGATCACCATCTCCGCTCAAAGGACGAGCGAAACGTTAAATCCGACCGACGTTCCGACGCCGGAAAAGGAAGCCGAGGTCGTCGACGAAAAGCAAATCGTTCGCGAACTGCCGCCAACGGCCGATACGGCGCGGCTCCTTCGCGACGTGCCCGGCGTCAGCACCTACGAGGCCGGCGGCGTTTCCAGTCTGCCAGCGATCCATGGCATGGCGGACGACCGAATCAAGATCCTCGTTGGCGGCGTCCAGACGACGTCCGCCTGCGCCAACCACATGAATCCGCCACTTTCCTATCTCGGCCCCAGCAATGTCGAGCGGATCGAAGTCTACTCCGGCGTCATGCCCGTCAGCCGCGGCGGCGACTCGATCGGCGGCACGATCATCGCCGAGCCACGCGGACCGGTCTTCGCGCCGGATGCGCCGCCGCCTTCTCAGCTGGCGATCCCGCAAGGAGCGCTTATCCCGCTTCCCATTCTGAATCTGCCCGGGCCCGAACAACTCCGTTTCGGAGAAAACGGCGCCGTTCTCGTCACGGGCATGATCTCGAGCTTCTTTCGCGGCAACAACAACGGGATCAGCGTTTCAGGCGTCGCCAATGTGGCGACCAAGAATTGGAGCCTGCTCTATAGCGGCGACTGGCAGCGCGCGACCAACTACCATGCGGGCGCGGTCGGCGAGAAAATCCTTTCGACCAATTTCATCTCAGAGAACCACTCGGCGACCCTGGCCTTTCAAAACAACGGGCAGTACCTCTCGCTGCGCGGCGCCGTTCAGAACATTCCCTATCAGGGATTCCCGAACCAGCGCATGGATATGACGCGCAACCAGGCCTACAGCTTCGAAGGCAGGTACAAAGGCCTGCTCGACTGGGGCGCCGTCGACGCGCGCATCTATTGGAACAATGTCAACCACAAGATGGGATTTCTGCAGGACAAGCAGCCGGCCAACATGCCGATGGCGACGATTGGCACGGACTACGGCTATGCGGTCAAGGCCGAGATTCCTTTCCAGAAATTCTCTCAAAGGGACATTCTGCGCATCGGCAGCGAGTTCCACGGCTTCCAACTGAATGACTGGTGGGAGCCGGTGCCGGCTAATTGGCAGCCCGGACGATTCATGTCCATGATGGGCATGGTTTCGTATATGCCCTCGATGAACATGATGGGGCCGGGGGCGTTCTGGAACATCAATAACGGCAAGCGCAACCGCCTCGGCCATTATGCGGAATGGGACGCGCAATGGAATGACCGGTGGTCCTCGCTGCTCGGCGTCCGCAACGACACTGTCTGGTTCAACACCGGGACCGTATCGCCTTACGATTGGCGAGACCCGACGCCGATGACGATCTGTCCCGTCATGATGGGACAAATCCTGCCCTGCGGCCCGAGCGCCATGATGGCGATGAATAACCCCGACGTGCCCGCGGCCAACGCCTTCAACGCCCAGAACCGGTCTCGCACCAACGTCAACTTCGATATGACGGCCCTGGTGCGCTATCAGCCGAACGATTTCAGCAAATATGAGTTCGGCTACTCCCGGAAGACGCGGTCGCCCAACCTCTACGAACTCTACGCCTGGGCGCCGACCCCGATGGCGATGTTCATGAACAATTGGTTTGGGGACGCCAACGGCTACGTCGGCAACCTCAATCTCAAGCCGGAAGTCGCTCACACGGTCGGCCTGACTGCGCTCTACGCGGATCCGAAAGGCGACTGGGAGGCGCGGATCGCGCCCTACTTCAGCTACATCGAGAATTTCATCGACGCGGCGCGTCTCTACAATTCGCCGACCCCCACGCCGACGCAGCCCTACGTCTTCCAGATGCTGCAATTTCGCAACTACAAAGCGATCATCTACGGCGCCGACCTCTCCGGTCGGTTGAAGCTGCTCGAAGACCCGATGTTCGGCCGCTTCGATGGCACGATCGTCGCGAATTACACCTATGGCCAGAACCTGGAGATGGGGCAGGTACAGAACTGCGCCTTCTTCGACAACGCCTGCTACGCCTATGCGAACCTGTTCGTCAAAGGCCATACCGGCATCTATCATATCATGCCGTTCAATACCCGCATCGGACTCGAACATAAGTATGGCGGATGGTTCAGCGGGGCCGACGTTCAGATCGTCGCCGGCAAAAATGTCGTGAGCATCCCGCGCTATGAGCAGATCACCAATGGGTATGTGCTGCTCAATCTGCGCACCGGTTATGAATGGTCGAATCTGCGCATCGACCTCGGGGTACAGAACGTGACGAATACGCTCTATACGCTTCCCTTGGGCGGCTTCTACTATTCCGGCTACAAGCGAGCTGGCGCCAACTCTGGCGTACCTGGAATGGGCCGGAATTTTTATGCCGGTCTGACGGTCAAGTTTTGA